A single Tamandua tetradactyla isolate mTamTet1 chromosome X, mTamTet1.pri, whole genome shotgun sequence DNA region contains:
- the FOXP3 gene encoding forkhead box protein P3 yields the protein MPNPKPAKPSAPSLALSPSPGPSPSWRAAPKVSDLLGARGLGGTFQGRDLRGGTHASSSTSNLMPPSQLQLPTVPLVMVAPSGARLGSSPHLQALLQDRPHYMHQLSTVDAHARTPVLQVRPLDSPAMISLPPPTAATGVFSLKARPGLPPGINVASLEWVSREPALLCTFPSPGVPRKDSTLSAAPQGSYSLLANGVCKWPGCEKVFEEPEDFLKHCQADHLLDEKGRAQCLLQREVVQSLEQQLVLEKEKLGAMQAHLAGKMALTKAPSAASSDKGPCCIVAAGPTGSALPAWPSPRETPDSLFAVRRHLWGSQGNSTFPEFFHNMDYFKFHNMRPPFTYATLIRWAILEAPEKQRTLNEIYHWFTRMFAFFRNHPATWKNAIRHNLSLHKCFVRVESEKGAVWTVDELEFRKKRSQRPNRCSNPMPGP from the exons ATGCCCAACCCCAAGCCAGCCAAGCCCTCGGCCCCTTCTTTGGCCCTCAGTCCATCCCCAGGACCCTCGCCCAGCTGGCGCGCTGCACCCAAGGTCTCAGACCTGCTGGGGGCCAGGGGTCTGGGGGGAACCTTCCAGGGCCGGGACCTCCGAGGTGGGACCCATGCCTCCTCCTCAACCTCGAACCTCATGCCACCTTCACAGCTGCAG CTTCCCACAGTGCCCCTAGTCATGGTGGCACCCTCCGGTGCACGGCTGGGCTCCTCGCCCCACTTGCAGGCACTCCTCCAGGACAGGCCACACTACATGCATCAG CTCTCAACAGTGGATGCCCATGCCCGGACACCCGTGCTGCAGGTGCGCCCACTGGACAGCCCAGCCATGATCAGCCTCCCGCCACCAACTGCTGCCACCGGGGTCTTCTCCCTCAAGGCCCGGCCAGGTCTGCCAC CAGGGATCAACGTGGCCAGCCTGGAGTGGGTATCCAGGGAGCCGGCATTGTTGTGCACCTTCCCCAGCCCTGGCGTGCCCAGGAAGGACAG TACCCTTTCAGCTGCACCCCAGGGTTCCTACTCTCTGCTGGCAAATGGCGTCTGCAAGTGGCCCGGATGCGAGAAGGTCTTCGAAGAGCCAGAGGACTTCCTCAA GCACTGCCAGGCGGATCATCTCCTGGATGAGAAGGGCAGGGCGCAATGCCTCCTCCAGAGGGAAGTGGTGCAGTCTCTGGAGCAGCAG CTGGTACTGGAGAAGGAAAAGCTGGGTGCTATGCAGGCCCACCTGGCTGGGAAGATGGCGCTGACGAAGGCTCCCTCTGCG gcATCCTCGGACAAAGGTCCCTGCTGCATTGTAGCTGCTGGTCCCACAGGAAGTGCCCTTCCAGCCTGGCCCAGCCCCCGGGAGACCCCGGACAGCTTGTTTGCGGTGCGGAGGCATCTCTGGGGCAGCCAAGGAAACAGCACTTTCCCAG AGTTCTTTCACAACATGGACTACTTCAAGTTCCACAACATGCGGCCCCCTTTCACCTACGCCACCCTCATCCGCTGG GCCATCTTGGAGGCTCCCGAGAAGCAGCGGACCCTCAATGAGATCTACCATTGGTTCACACGCATGTTTGCCTTCTTCAGAAACCACCCTGCCACCTGGAAG AATGCCATCCGCCACAACCTGAGCCTACACAAGTGTTTTGTGCGGGTGGAGAGCGAAAAGGGGGCCGTGTGGACCGTGGATGAGCTTGAGTTCCGCAAGAAGAGGAGCCAGAGGCCCAACAGGTGCTCCAACCCCATGCCCGGCCCCTGA